A window of the Bacillus andreraoultii genome harbors these coding sequences:
- the cccA gene encoding cytochrome c550 encodes MKRNAVFPYLLIMVFGIGLIVALSIIGVNDSKEAGGEESKKESTAEAGSPEEIYAQNCISCHGENYEGAMGPELKNVGERLSADEIKDVLQNGRGAMPKGLVPAESIDAMTEWLSSLK; translated from the coding sequence ATGAAACGCAATGCAGTATTTCCTTATCTATTAATTATGGTCTTTGGAATTGGACTAATTGTGGCATTATCAATTATAGGGGTTAATGATAGTAAAGAAGCAGGTGGCGAAGAATCAAAAAAAGAAAGCACTGCTGAAGCGGGATCTCCTGAGGAAATCTATGCGCAAAACTGTATTAGTTGTCATGGTGAAAACTATGAAGGGGCAATGGGTCCTGAGTTAAAAAATGTTGGTGAACGTCTATCTGCTGATGAAATTAAAGATGTCTTACAAAATGGCCGGGGTGCGATGCCAAAAGGACTTGTTCCAGCGGAAAGTATCGATGCAATGACGGAGTGGCTGTCGTCACTTAAATAA
- a CDS encoding tRNA (adenine(22)-N(1))-methyltransferase, translating into MIKLSERLKRVASYIPEDSTLADIGSDHAYLPIYAMQNGLIKEAIAGEVAEGPYNAAKASVEAAGYDKQIDVRKGDGLSVIKNGEKIDCITIAGMGGALISSILEQGKNQLTTANVKRLILQPNISANTIRKWFLNNGWELINESILEEDGHIYEILIAERGEPTNPYNKKDMEKEILFGPFLLKEDQAFPFIKKWSREYNEWLRVYEQLAKASVSDGITKKKEEIKQFIEWYEEVYPNENSKRI; encoded by the coding sequence ATGATAAAGTTGTCTGAAAGATTAAAAAGAGTAGCCTCATATATTCCTGAGGATAGTACACTTGCTGATATAGGGTCTGATCACGCCTATTTACCAATTTATGCTATGCAAAATGGTCTAATTAAAGAAGCGATAGCAGGTGAAGTAGCAGAAGGACCATACAATGCGGCTAAGGCTAGTGTAGAGGCTGCTGGGTATGATAAACAGATTGACGTTCGAAAGGGTGATGGACTATCCGTCATTAAAAATGGTGAAAAAATTGACTGCATAACTATTGCTGGAATGGGAGGAGCTTTAATTTCTTCAATACTGGAACAAGGGAAAAATCAATTAACGACGGCAAATGTGAAACGACTTATTTTACAACCAAATATCTCAGCAAATACAATTCGTAAATGGTTTTTGAATAATGGATGGGAATTAATAAACGAATCAATTTTAGAAGAGGATGGCCACATATATGAAATTTTAATCGCAGAAAGGGGAGAACCGACAAATCCGTACAATAAAAAAGATATGGAAAAGGAAATTTTATTTGGGCCTTTCCTTCTTAAAGAAGACCAAGCTTTTCCTTTTATAAAGAAGTGGTCAAGAGAGTATAATGAATGGCTACGAGTTTATGAACAGTTAGCAAAAGCGAGTGTTAGTGATGGAATTACTAAAAAGAAAGAGGAAATAAAACAATTTATTGAGTGGTATGAGGAGGTTTATCCAAATGAAAATTCCAAACGGATATGA
- a CDS encoding Nif3-like dinuclear metal center hexameric protein encodes MKIPNGYEIIQLFEQFAPKRLAMEGDKIGLLVGSLNQPIKNVLVALDVTEEVVDEAIEKDVQLIISHHPLIYSPLKTIRTEDAYGKIITKLIKHDIAVYAAHTNLDVATGGVNDLLADRIGLKNTEVLVPTYEESLKKLVVYTPKDASESVRNALGDAGAGFIGNYSHCSFTASGIGRFLPGENTNPYIGQVGKLEEVNEERIETVFPENLERKVLKAMYQAHPYEEPAFDIYPLHIKGETFGLGRIGYLEKEITLKDFATYIKNVLDVNGVRVVGNLDDKIKKVAILGGDGGKYYKTAIFKGADVFITGDLYYHTAIDAKLDGLNIIDPGHNIEKVMKEGVAHKMMELSNQENYQVNFIPSSINTEPCQFI; translated from the coding sequence ATGAAAATTCCAAACGGATATGAAATCATTCAGCTTTTTGAACAATTTGCACCTAAGAGACTTGCAATGGAAGGTGATAAAATTGGTTTGCTCGTTGGCTCGTTAAATCAGCCGATTAAAAATGTCCTTGTTGCTTTAGATGTTACAGAAGAAGTAGTCGATGAGGCGATTGAGAAAGATGTACAGCTAATTATCAGTCATCATCCACTAATCTATAGCCCGTTAAAAACAATTCGCACAGAAGATGCTTACGGGAAAATAATTACAAAGCTTATCAAACATGATATCGCCGTTTATGCTGCACATACGAATCTTGATGTTGCAACTGGCGGAGTTAATGATTTACTCGCTGATCGTATTGGGTTGAAAAATACAGAAGTACTCGTTCCTACTTATGAAGAATCCCTCAAGAAACTCGTTGTGTATACACCGAAAGACGCATCAGAATCTGTTCGTAATGCACTCGGTGATGCTGGGGCAGGATTTATCGGTAATTACAGCCATTGTTCGTTTACTGCGAGTGGTATTGGTCGGTTTCTACCAGGAGAAAATACAAATCCGTATATTGGACAAGTTGGTAAATTAGAAGAAGTAAATGAAGAAAGAATTGAAACGGTATTTCCGGAGAATTTGGAAAGAAAAGTTTTAAAAGCAATGTACCAGGCGCACCCATATGAAGAACCAGCGTTTGATATATATCCGTTACATATAAAGGGAGAAACGTTTGGATTAGGTAGGATTGGATATTTGGAAAAAGAAATAACATTAAAGGATTTTGCTACATATATAAAAAATGTTTTAGATGTTAACGGGGTACGTGTTGTTGGTAATCTGGATGATAAAATTAAGAAAGTGGCGATACTAGGTGGAGATGGTGGCAAATATTATAAAACAGCCATTTTTAAAGGGGCGGATGTGTTTATTACGGGTGATTTATATTATCATACCGCAATCGATGCAAAATTAGATGGGTTAAATATAATTGACCCTGGTCATAATATCGAGAAAGTAATGAAGGAAGGCGTTGCTCATAAGATGATGGAATTAAGTAACCAAGAAAACTATCAAGTGAATTTTATTCCATCATCAATCAATACAGAACCATGTCAATTTATTTAA
- a CDS encoding 4-hydroxy-3-methylbut-2-enyl diphosphate reductase has translation MEVIKVSPRGYCYGVVDAMVIAKNAALDKNLPRPIYILGMLVHNQNVTDAFKEEGIITLDGSNRKEILEKVNHGTVIFTAHGVSPEVRQIAKEKGLVTIDATCPDVTKTHVLIEEKTKAGYEVIYIGKKGHPEPEGAVGVAPGLVYLVSSTEEINQLNINNDKIIITNQTTMSRWDVEELMELCLTKYPHAEIHNEICQATQVRQEAVAQQAGEADVLIVVGDPKSNNSNRLAQVSEEIAGTKSYRVQDVTEIKIDWIKEAKKVAVTSGASTPTPITKEVINFLEQFDATDETTWVRERKIPLTKILPKVKIVK, from the coding sequence ATGGAAGTAATTAAAGTGTCCCCCCGCGGTTATTGCTACGGTGTTGTTGATGCGATGGTTATCGCAAAAAATGCCGCTTTAGATAAAAACTTACCTAGACCCATTTATATTCTCGGTATGCTTGTCCATAATCAAAATGTAACGGATGCATTTAAAGAGGAAGGGATTATCACTTTAGACGGAAGCAATCGAAAAGAAATTCTGGAAAAGGTTAATCATGGCACAGTTATATTCACCGCTCACGGTGTTTCACCAGAAGTTAGACAAATTGCTAAAGAAAAAGGTCTTGTAACAATTGACGCTACTTGTCCTGATGTAACAAAAACTCATGTTTTAATTGAAGAGAAAACAAAAGCGGGCTATGAAGTGATTTACATTGGTAAAAAAGGTCATCCAGAGCCAGAAGGTGCTGTAGGTGTTGCACCAGGTCTCGTTTATTTAGTGTCTTCAACTGAAGAGATAAATCAATTAAATATTAATAATGACAAAATTATCATTACAAATCAAACGACGATGAGCCGTTGGGATGTTGAGGAGTTAATGGAGTTATGTTTAACAAAATATCCTCACGCAGAGATACATAACGAAATCTGCCAAGCTACTCAAGTAAGACAAGAGGCCGTTGCACAACAAGCTGGAGAAGCGGATGTCCTCATCGTTGTTGGTGATCCGAAGAGTAATAATTCTAACCGCCTCGCCCAAGTCTCTGAAGAAATAGCCGGAACGAAGTCATATCGTGTTCAAGATGTTACTGAGATAAAGATTGACTGGATTAAAGAGGCTAAAAAGGTCGCTGTTACTTCTGGGGCATCTACACCAACACCAATTACGAAAGAAGTTATCAATTTTCTTGAACAGTTTGATGCAACTGATGAAACTACGTGGGTGCGTGAAAGAAAAATTCCACTGACAAAAATTTTACCAAAAGTAAAGATTGTAAAATAA
- the vrrA gene encoding VrrA/YqfQ family protein, with protein sequence MPPRLQQRRPPNQYPFFQQPPIRRNRMARGIQGGFYQHGHAPQGMNRQLPRRGGFLSRLLGGRQNQAIRSMQQPINPFQFGSGIGIQEQTGIKSFLSADSISKFLGQTQQVLRTGQQIGSMVQQYGPLVRNLPALWKIYRGFQNNDSEESEESNESVDGEGKKDGEQTEEQQVDKKHVDIDDTTSDDHQLLNDDKEEINHNTNESLTIKSKTTGKKKNNKKESKPKESIPKLYI encoded by the coding sequence ATGCCACCAAGATTACAACAAAGAAGGCCACCGAATCAATACCCATTTTTCCAACAACCACCGATACGAAGAAATCGAATGGCTAGAGGTATACAAGGGGGTTTTTACCAACATGGACACGCTCCACAAGGAATGAACAGACAACTACCAAGGCGTGGAGGGTTCCTTTCAAGACTGTTAGGTGGAAGGCAAAATCAAGCGATAAGGTCTATGCAACAACCGATCAACCCTTTCCAATTTGGGAGTGGAATTGGTATACAAGAACAAACTGGCATCAAAAGTTTTCTAAGCGCCGATTCAATTTCTAAGTTTTTAGGGCAAACACAACAAGTGTTACGGACAGGACAGCAAATTGGATCCATGGTTCAACAATATGGCCCATTAGTAAGAAATTTGCCGGCTTTATGGAAAATTTATCGAGGATTTCAAAATAATGATTCTGAAGAGTCTGAGGAAAGTAATGAATCTGTAGACGGTGAAGGTAAAAAAGATGGCGAACAAACAGAAGAGCAACAAGTAGATAAGAAACATGTAGACATAGACGATACTACTTCAGATGATCATCAACTCTTAAACGATGACAAAGAAGAAATAAATCATAATACGAATGAGTCATTAACAATAAAATCTAAAACAACTGGGAAGAAAAAAAACAATAAAAAAGAAAGCAAACCAAAGGAATCCATACCTAAATTGTATATATAA
- a CDS encoding DEAD/DEAH box helicase, with protein MHKTKFTRFSLKPFLYEGLDHIGFIEPTDIQERIISKALKGVSLVGQSQTGTGKTHAFLLPILTKIDPSVMAVQAVITAPTRELAHQIYHEIVRLTKFCAKGEEVQTKLFVGGTDKTRTIEKLKVQPHIVVGTPGRVLDLVKEQALFVHTSKVMVVDEADLMIDLGFLEEVDRIASSMPTDLQMFVFSATIPEKLKPFLKKYMENPEFVQVDPKQKTAKNIEHVLIPLRHRDKIEFLHHLMNAINPFLAIIFVNTKTKADELARQLSERGIKVGLIHGDLTPRERKKMMAKIRDLEYQYIVATDLASRGIDIDGVSHVINYELPNDLNFYIHRSGRTGRGEYTGTSFIILNENDEYKVDKLENMGIQLKDMDLINGELQEIKDRNQRKNRRKRQVPVEKQIHVNIKKPKKVKPGYKKKQKELLEKERRKQLRKRK; from the coding sequence ATGCATAAAACAAAATTTACGAGGTTTTCGCTGAAGCCTTTTTTATATGAAGGGTTAGATCATATTGGATTTATTGAACCTACAGATATACAGGAACGGATTATTTCAAAAGCATTAAAAGGTGTATCTTTAGTTGGACAGTCGCAAACTGGGACGGGGAAGACCCATGCTTTTTTATTGCCTATTCTAACAAAAATTGATCCGTCAGTTATGGCTGTTCAGGCGGTAATTACAGCACCTACCCGAGAACTTGCACATCAAATTTATCATGAAATCGTAAGACTGACAAAATTTTGTGCAAAAGGTGAAGAGGTACAAACAAAATTATTTGTTGGTGGTACTGATAAAACGAGAACAATTGAGAAATTGAAAGTTCAACCTCATATTGTTGTTGGTACTCCCGGGAGAGTACTTGATTTAGTGAAGGAACAAGCTTTATTTGTTCACACTTCAAAGGTAATGGTTGTCGATGAAGCAGATTTAATGATTGATTTAGGATTTCTTGAGGAAGTTGATCGCATCGCTAGTTCCATGCCAACTGATTTACAAATGTTTGTCTTCTCAGCAACAATTCCAGAAAAGTTAAAACCTTTTTTAAAAAAATACATGGAAAATCCTGAATTTGTTCAAGTTGATCCTAAGCAAAAGACGGCAAAAAATATTGAACATGTACTAATCCCATTGCGTCATCGAGATAAAATTGAATTTCTTCATCATTTAATGAATGCAATAAACCCTTTCTTAGCGATTATTTTTGTCAATACAAAAACGAAAGCTGATGAACTTGCCAGACAACTGTCAGAACGCGGTATAAAAGTTGGTCTCATTCACGGAGACCTTACACCGAGAGAACGAAAAAAAATGATGGCAAAAATTCGAGATTTAGAATATCAATATATTGTCGCCACTGACCTTGCATCAAGAGGTATTGATATTGATGGTGTTAGTCATGTCATTAATTATGAATTACCAAATGATTTGAACTTTTACATTCATCGTTCAGGAAGGACAGGGCGCGGAGAATATACGGGTACTTCTTTCATTATCCTTAATGAAAATGATGAGTATAAAGTTGATAAGTTAGAAAATATGGGGATTCAATTAAAAGATATGGATCTAATAAATGGTGAGCTTCAGGAGATAAAGGATCGGAATCAAAGGAAAAACCGTAGAAAAAGACAAGTACCTGTTGAAAAACAAATTCACGTGAATATAAAAAAACCAAAGAAGGTAAAACCTGGATATAAGAAAAAACAAAAAGAACTTCTTGAAAAAGAGAGAAGAAAACAATTGAGAAAAAGAAAATAA
- a CDS encoding deoxyribonuclease IV, whose translation MLKIGSHVSMSGSKMLLAASEEAVSYGSTTFMIYTGAPQNTRRKKIEDLNIEAGHAHMREHGIDEIVVHAPYIINIGNTTNPATFRLGVDFLQSEIERTEALGAKQIVLHPGAHVGAGADVGIAKIIEGLNEVLTQKSSVQIALETMAGKGSEVGRTFDELAKIIDGVTNNDRLSVCFDTCHTNDAGYHVKDDFDGVLNEFDKIIGVDRIKVLHINDSKNPIGAGKDRHENIGFGYIGFDALNYIVHHPQLVEIPKILETPYVGSDKNNKKPPYKYEIEMFRNQKFNENVLERIVNGE comes from the coding sequence ATGCTTAAAATTGGCTCACATGTGTCAATGAGTGGAAGTAAAATGTTATTAGCAGCAAGTGAAGAGGCAGTTTCTTACGGTTCGACAACGTTCATGATTTATACGGGAGCTCCACAAAATACAAGAAGAAAGAAAATTGAAGACTTAAATATTGAAGCTGGACATGCTCATATGCGTGAACATGGAATTGATGAAATTGTTGTCCACGCACCCTATATCATTAATATTGGTAATACAACAAATCCAGCAACATTTCGACTTGGTGTAGACTTTTTACAATCTGAAATTGAACGAACAGAAGCATTAGGCGCAAAACAAATTGTATTACACCCAGGAGCCCATGTTGGAGCAGGGGCAGATGTTGGTATTGCAAAAATTATTGAAGGTTTAAATGAAGTATTAACTCAAAAGTCTTCTGTTCAGATTGCTTTAGAAACGATGGCGGGTAAAGGTTCTGAAGTTGGACGAACTTTTGATGAGTTAGCAAAAATTATTGATGGTGTAACAAATAATGATCGACTATCGGTTTGTTTTGATACTTGTCATACGAATGATGCTGGCTATCATGTGAAAGATGACTTCGATGGTGTATTAAATGAATTTGATAAAATCATTGGAGTCGACCGAATTAAAGTATTGCATATTAATGATAGTAAAAATCCGATAGGTGCTGGAAAAGATAGACATGAAAACATTGGCTTCGGCTATATTGGTTTTGATGCGCTAAATTATATCGTCCATCATCCACAATTAGTAGAAATACCGAAAATACTTGAAACACCTTATGTTGGTAGTGATAAAAATAATAAAAAACCACCATATAAATATGAAATTGAAATGTTTCGCAATCAGAAATTTAATGAAAATGTACTTGAACGTATCGTTAACGGTGAGTAA
- a CDS encoding DUF2624 domain-containing protein yields the protein MKFLENIINMKINGITAKELVKYGKQFNINVTLDQANSIAQFLRGKNIDIFNDDDRTKVIKEIASVCGPQTAKKVNQLFIMLTK from the coding sequence ATGAAGTTTCTTGAAAATATTATTAATATGAAAATCAATGGAATCACTGCTAAAGAATTAGTAAAATATGGAAAACAATTTAATATTAACGTAACACTTGATCAAGCAAATTCGATTGCTCAATTTTTACGAGGAAAAAATATTGATATTTTTAATGATGATGACCGTACGAAAGTAATCAAAGAAATAGCTAGTGTATGTGGACCACAGACAGCAAAAAAAGTAAATCAATTATTTATTATGCTTACAAAGTAA
- a CDS encoding metal ABC transporter ATP-binding protein gives MNDTPIIEIKNLNYHYDQESVLERIHIRVEKGDFLAIVGPNGSGKSTLLKLILGILKKQDGEIFLYGKPLETFKQREKIGFVSQKANSFNTGFPATVYEVVRSGLTKKTGLFHFFPKDIKESVVRALETVEMANYMDRNIGELSGGQQQRVFIARAIVSNPEVLILDEPTVGIDVKRVAQFYQLLERLNKERNMTLILVTHDVGVISEKVSHIVCLNKEVYFHGTTNEFEKLDNHTLSLFYSHEEFRRLQTVHD, from the coding sequence ATGAACGATACACCAATTATAGAAATAAAAAATTTGAATTATCATTACGATCAAGAAAGCGTGTTGGAACGTATTCATATACGAGTTGAGAAGGGTGATTTTTTAGCCATTGTTGGACCAAACGGGTCCGGAAAATCAACCTTATTAAAATTAATACTTGGTATTTTAAAAAAACAAGATGGAGAAATTTTTCTTTATGGAAAACCGTTAGAAACTTTTAAACAACGTGAAAAAATTGGCTTTGTTTCACAAAAAGCGAATTCTTTTAACACGGGTTTCCCGGCTACAGTTTATGAAGTAGTCCGAAGTGGATTAACAAAAAAAACTGGATTATTTCATTTTTTTCCAAAAGATATTAAGGAAAGTGTTGTTCGAGCATTAGAAACAGTTGAAATGGCAAACTATATGGATCGAAATATAGGAGAGCTGTCTGGTGGGCAACAGCAACGTGTATTTATTGCCAGAGCAATCGTAAGCAATCCAGAAGTGCTCATTCTTGATGAACCAACTGTCGGTATAGATGTCAAAAGGGTTGCTCAATTTTATCAATTATTAGAACGATTAAATAAAGAAAGAAATATGACGTTAATTCTTGTTACCCATGATGTTGGGGTTATTTCAGAAAAAGTAAGTCATATTGTCTGTTTGAATAAAGAAGTTTATTTTCATGGTACGACAAATGAATTTGAAAAACTAGACAATCATACATTAAGTTTATTTTATAGTCATGAGGAGTTTAGACGTCTACAAACGGTACATGACTGA
- a CDS encoding metal ABC transporter permease → MFQSILHYEFLQNAFLTGIIIGIIAPLLGVFIVVRKMALITDALSHVTLSGIAASLLVGKYWLPFSMISPLYGGMLFSVVGALLIEKLRTVYKHYEELAIPIIMSFGVGLGVIFISLADGFTTDLFGYLFGSVSAVSRMDLYIIILISIFVLFTIFLLYKELFLLSFDEEYSKAVGIPGNMIHFIFIITVALVIAISMRIVGVLLVSSLMTLPVASSIRIAKSFKQTLFYSVVFGEISVIGGLISGFYLNIAPGGTIVVIAAIILVGAILYRKVRYQQ, encoded by the coding sequence ATGTTCCAAAGTATATTGCATTATGAGTTTTTACAAAATGCTTTTTTAACTGGAATTATCATTGGAATTATTGCCCCGCTATTAGGGGTTTTTATTGTAGTACGGAAAATGGCATTAATTACAGATGCGTTAAGCCATGTTACATTATCTGGGATTGCTGCAAGTTTATTGGTAGGTAAATATTGGTTACCATTTTCTATGATTAGTCCTTTGTATGGCGGAATGCTCTTTTCTGTTGTGGGGGCGCTTTTGATTGAAAAATTACGAACCGTCTATAAGCATTATGAAGAATTAGCAATCCCAATCATCATGTCTTTCGGTGTTGGTCTAGGTGTAATTTTTATTTCTTTAGCAGATGGATTTACAACTGATTTATTTGGTTATTTATTTGGGAGTGTTAGTGCTGTCTCACGGATGGATTTATATATCATTATCCTAATAAGTATTTTTGTACTCTTTACTATATTTCTCTTATATAAAGAGTTGTTTTTATTATCTTTTGATGAGGAATATTCGAAAGCAGTAGGAATTCCAGGAAATATGATTCATTTTATTTTTATTATAACGGTTGCTTTAGTTATTGCAATCTCCATGCGAATCGTTGGCGTACTACTTGTTTCCTCTTTAATGACTTTGCCTGTTGCATCAAGTATTCGTATAGCTAAAAGCTTTAAACAAACGTTATTTTATTCGGTTGTATTCGGTGAGATATCAGTAATTGGAGGATTAATTAGCGGGTTTTACTTAAATATTGCTCCAGGTGGTACCATTGTCGTTATTGCTGCGATTATTTTAGTCGGTGCCATTTTATATAGAAAAGTGCGGTATCAACAATGA
- a CDS encoding Fur family transcriptional regulator, giving the protein MNVSEAIQVLKDKGYKHTGRRVDMLEYLAVHDKYLTAKEILEGMKVDYPNLSFDTIYRNLSLFAELEILETTVLSGEKHFRFSCSKGEHHHHFICMRCGKTKEITDCPMDHVKDELKDYVISDHKFEVYGYCHRCSH; this is encoded by the coding sequence ATGAATGTATCTGAGGCAATTCAAGTTTTAAAAGATAAAGGATATAAACATACAGGTAGACGTGTTGATATGCTGGAATATTTAGCTGTTCATGATAAATATTTAACGGCGAAAGAAATATTAGAAGGAATGAAAGTAGATTATCCAAATTTAAGTTTTGATACCATTTATCGTAACTTATCTTTATTTGCTGAATTAGAAATTTTAGAAACAACCGTATTATCAGGTGAAAAACATTTTCGCTTTTCCTGTTCAAAAGGAGAACATCATCATCACTTTATTTGTATGCGTTGTGGAAAAACGAAAGAAATAACGGACTGCCCAATGGATCATGTGAAAGATGAATTAAAAGATTATGTTATTTCTGATCATAAATTTGAAGTATACGGATATTGTCATCGTTGTTCCCATTAA
- the ispG gene encoding flavodoxin-dependent (E)-4-hydroxy-3-methylbut-2-enyl-diphosphate synthase: protein MIRERVSVGEITHRTKTRPVKVGNLTIGGNNFVYIQSMTTTKTHDVEATVAQIHRLEEAGCQIVRVAVPDERAADAIPEIKRQINIPLVADIHFNYKLALKAIEGGVDKVRINPGNIGKKEKVEAVVKAAKEKGIPIRIGVNAGSLEKHILEKYGYPTADGMVESALHHIKILEELDFHDIIVSLKASDVNLAIEAYEKAAKAFDYPLHLGITESGTLFAGTVKSAAGLGAILSRGIGNTLRVSLSADPVEEIKVARELLKDFGLISNAATLVSCPTCGRIEIDLISIANEVEEYIQKIKAPIKVSVLGCAVNGPGEAKEADIGIAGARGEGLLFRKGKIVRKVPEETMVEELKKEIDKIAEEYYKSETNQM from the coding sequence ATGATAAGGGAGAGAGTATCCGTGGGTGAAATTACACATCGTACGAAGACACGTCCTGTTAAAGTCGGTAATTTGACGATTGGTGGAAATAACTTCGTATATATTCAAAGTATGACGACGACTAAAACACATGATGTAGAAGCAACCGTTGCACAGATTCATAGATTGGAAGAGGCCGGTTGTCAAATTGTCCGAGTAGCTGTACCTGATGAGCGAGCAGCTGATGCAATTCCAGAAATTAAAAGACAAATTAACATTCCATTAGTCGCGGATATTCATTTTAACTACAAATTAGCATTGAAAGCAATTGAAGGTGGAGTAGATAAAGTTCGAATCAATCCAGGAAATATTGGTAAAAAAGAAAAAGTTGAAGCAGTCGTTAAAGCAGCTAAAGAGAAAGGAATACCTATTCGTATCGGTGTTAACGCTGGTTCTTTAGAAAAGCATATCCTTGAAAAATACGGTTATCCAACGGCAGACGGAATGGTTGAAAGTGCTTTACATCACATTAAAATACTTGAAGAACTTGATTTTCATGATATTATCGTATCACTCAAAGCTTCAGATGTGAATTTAGCGATTGAGGCATACGAAAAGGCGGCAAAAGCGTTCGATTACCCACTCCATCTTGGTATTACCGAATCGGGGACCTTATTTGCCGGTACCGTAAAAAGTGCAGCTGGTTTGGGCGCAATTTTAAGCCGAGGGATTGGCAATACATTACGTGTTTCGCTAAGTGCCGATCCTGTTGAGGAAATCAAAGTCGCTCGTGAACTACTAAAAGACTTCGGACTCATTTCAAATGCTGCTACATTAGTCTCCTGCCCAACATGTGGCCGAATTGAGATTGATTTAATTAGCATTGCTAATGAAGTTGAAGAATACATTCAAAAAATTAAAGCACCGATTAAAGTTTCTGTTCTTGGTTGTGCTGTTAATGGTCCAGGAGAAGCAAAAGAGGCTGATATCGGAATAGCAGGTGCTAGAGGAGAAGGTCTCTTATTTAGGAAAGGTAAAATTGTCCGAAAAGTGCCAGAAGAAACGATGGTAGAAGAACTAAAAAAAGAAATAGATAAAATAGCCGAAGAATATTATAAAAGTGAAACAAATCAAATGTAG
- a CDS encoding DUF1189 domain-containing protein — translation MNLFTQFYKSLYSPKDIAGVRNQGIGKTILYILFISILTILPLFITFVQVFNETYTLSERMVNKELPDFQIEEGQLKADLAKPLIMNEANNTTFIFDPTGEISVDKAATYHNAIALLEYDAVISFSGQTETMSYRTLGIDNLTKQDLQNFIDGIGSLKTVILVVTFVLYYLIQVAGHLITVTVLALIGLILKNALKLQINYGNIWKMSAYALTLPAMFFMIMNYFQAAVPFRSIINWAVMIIMLHLAMKEITNEEKLI, via the coding sequence ATGAATCTATTTACGCAATTTTATAAAAGTTTATATTCACCAAAAGATATCGCAGGGGTACGAAATCAAGGAATAGGAAAAACTATTTTATATATCCTTTTCATATCCATATTAACAATACTCCCTCTATTTATCACATTTGTTCAAGTATTTAATGAAACTTATACTCTTTCTGAACGAATGGTTAATAAGGAGCTACCAGATTTTCAGATTGAAGAGGGGCAACTAAAGGCAGATCTTGCAAAGCCTTTAATTATGAACGAAGCAAATAATACTACTTTCATATTTGATCCTACAGGGGAAATTAGTGTTGACAAAGCGGCTACATATCATAATGCAATAGCGCTTCTCGAATACGATGCAGTCATTTCCTTTAGTGGACAGACGGAAACAATGTCATACCGAACGCTTGGTATTGACAATTTAACTAAGCAAGATTTACAAAACTTTATCGATGGAATAGGTTCTCTAAAAACAGTCATTTTAGTTGTCACATTTGTTTTATATTATCTTATTCAAGTTGCAGGTCATTTAATCACGGTCACAGTACTCGCGCTAATCGGCCTTATCTTAAAAAACGCACTGAAACTCCAAATAAACTATGGCAACATTTGGAAGATGAGTGCTTATGCTCTCACTTTACCGGCGATGTTTTTTATGATTATGAATTATTTCCAAGCCGCAGTTCCATTTCGTTCAATAATCAATTGGGCAGTTATGATAATTATGCTTCATCTTGCTATGAAAGAAATAACGAATGAAGAAAAGTTAATTTAA